Genomic segment of Citrus sinensis cultivar Valencia sweet orange chromosome 7, DVS_A1.0, whole genome shotgun sequence:
CAAAGATGAAGGGACCGGTGATCATGCCTCTTTAGATGATGTCTTTGACATTTGCTGTAAGGTTCCGGTTGCATGAAGTTTTAGAGCTGAAAGTAGTTGTTGAGATATTTGGTACGTTCAAGCATCATGTAATTTGTTTTCAGTATCACCTGTGAAATACCAATAGCATGGAATATGTTGGGTATATATAATCATATAGTTTACTGTCTGGTTTAGTTATGCCAATACGCGGCACTATCGCTCATAAACATCTGTATTTGTTGGGCGTATGTGTAATGTTGTAAATTTGTAATCAATTTTGTAGATGTTGAAGAGGTGTATCACCCATTATCAAAACAATACAAGTGAATATTAGCTGTATAATGTAAAAGGCagtatttgtttactttgaaGGAACAAGACAGTGGCTCGTCTTTCCTCTCTGATATTCTATTTTTAACGTTgtttaattgagaaaattagGTTTATCTGATAATTAGGGTAATGGTCTGTATTCAGTAACTGCCAAACTGACGTTTCCAAAAATTCTCGATCATTGCCAAAAAACTCCATGCTTGGTTGTTTGGAACCTTTTCTTCTTAACTCTAATGGGGCATTTACTAAAcgagaatcagaatcagaatggATAAGAACGAGAATGAgttaaaatgagaatgaagaatgagaataaaaataaattgtttatttaaattataagaattagAGTTAGAATCAATTATATTGTAACAAACTACTAAAATATACGTATCGAATTATtgtcatattttaattatggtgattatttattcaaaaattaatattattgttaacaataaattaatacattaattaataattataatattaattaattataatatattaattataataattttttttgaactgAGAACAAAAtgcacattttttattttgttggggGGAGGGCCAAATGGTCATTCTTGAGAATGGGAGACTCATTTCCAACATCCACCAGAAATCAGTTTCTCATTCCCAAATTAATATGGGCGTCACAAGGCACGATTCCGATTTTGAATCAGATTTCTAACTCTATTTTGcgaaataaatactatcaatAGTTTCGATTTAAGATTCCGGTTCCTAAATAGGATTCGAGCTCCTCAATGACTATGAGAAgtttaactttatttatttatttttatgttggaCTTCAATCGGACAAATAACATCATAAAATAAGGGCACTTTTAGTACTTAAGATtggattatattatatgatattaGATTTAGGTTGGATTATACATAGTACAATAAAActttgtcaaataaatattcgataaattaataatattgaatctTCTGGTCTCAACTTAAGCGAGTGTTCTAAACTAATAATTTCGCTAAATACATaagacaataattttttttgaataattgtctTATGTATTTTAGGTTGGATTATACTTTCTAACCTTTTTGGTGGTAGAACTCAGCCTCTGCATTTCCAAGAATACTTCGGAAATTGTGGCCGTGAATCTGGAAGCACTTGTTGGCTTTTGATTGGTCgtattcataaaatttattaagaatgaTCGAGTTCTGGCATATGGCAGCAGCAGTCTTCTTTTGTTTCCATACTGATATTTTATCACCTTAATGTCGAATGCTTTGGTGGATTATATTAATGTTTCACTGTCGTTGTCTTGATCAATCATTCAACTGTCTTCTCTTTTGCCATTAACTTCGGATATGTGGATGAACTGACCTAATTGTCCAACGAGGCAACATGAAAAAATGCCCGTCAAGGGACCAGAACGATATATTTCAAATGCTCATCCCGCTGCAGCAAAAgatcaattttgttttcttttgttcacaCCGGCAACTGACTGTCTTCCAAGACGCAATCGTCTCATTCAATTCCACTTATGGCAGAGGTAAAAGCGGAATCTTTTTGTGATTTTGGAGTTGGAACAGCAGAGCCTTCGTCGTTTTCAAATGTATTAACAAGTGATCCTGCGTTTTGagatgaattttaaattcagtTTCTGTTTCGTTAAAACTGGACACGAATTTCTTGTTACCGTCGCTaatcgaatttttttttttctttttttcacaatCTTATCTGGACCGTTAATATAAAGCAACAGATCCAACGGCTAGATAAAAAAAACCGACGAGTTTGAGCTTGatttgcattaattaattattaattattagtgtctgtgtgtgtgtgtaatatatatatagattgagTTTGATATGGTTGTAAACTTCTCGTAGAAGtatgaacaaaataaaaaacgtaTCTTCATTGTTTCACTTTGATTGTCCTTCAATGTCTCATCCCATTTTCTAGTTCTGACTTCTGAGACTCTGGCTTCTCTCTATGGAACCCATTTCACTTCGCAAACTGTTTGTGGGCGGTGTCTCAAGAGAGACTAATGAAGAAACACTAAGAGAATACTTCAGCCAGTATGGAACGGTTGAGGAGACTTTGATTATCAGAAGCAGGCTTACTGGTCATGGAAGAGGGTTTGGTTTTGTCATCTTTACTAAGATTTCAATGGCTGAAGATGCTCTTCAACATAAACACCATGTCGTTCTTGGCAgagaggtttttttttttgagttaatttaatttaaagacGGTTATTTCACTTACATCCTgaattttgctttctttttgaGTTTTGGTAAAAGATAGTGACTTTATTTACCTTTTGCTGCTTAtacttgattgaatttgaatatggACTCTGATTTCTTCTTGTATGTCGTCGTATTATAATGAATTAGATGATGCTACCAAGTTTGATTTTTCAGGTAGAAGTGAAAAAGGCAATACCCAAAGGAGACAAGTTAGAAGAGTCAAATGAGCATAGTAGTAATCGTGTTGGCGATGATAACACTGAGATTAATACCAAGAAGATTTTTGTGGGGGGCTTGCCACTAGACATAAAAGAGGAGGAGTTCAAGAGTTACTTCGAGAGTTTTGGTACGGTAACTGATGCACCTGTGATCTGTGATAAAGAAACTGGTCGGCCAAGAGGGTTTGGGTTTATTACTTTTGATTCAGAGGATGCCGTGAATAATGTGCTGCAGACTAGATttcataaattgaaatataagaTGGTGGAGGTTAAGAGGTCTCATCCTAAGGACAGGATTGATAAATTCATGAACTGTTACGATTGTaacaattcaaattttggttttggatTTGGGGGTGGGTTTTCATATGGTTACGATGgccttttttatttctatccTGCTTTTCAAATACATCAGTGTTATGGATCACCGAGTGCTGGTCGTGGCGGCCTTTTAGTTCCTGCAAGCCCTGTCTGTCCTTCGTATGGACTCTGCATGAATGGCTATTGCAATGGTATTGGTAGTTGCCATCAGATGACAGAGTCCACGGCTGATGGCAGCAACTCCACTGGGGATCATGCAAGTGGCTTAGAGGCTCCTGCAACTAGAAAATTGTCTCATATTGATGACTTATCAAGTTTGAAAGTCGGTGCTGTAACTGTAGAGCATCAAAGGGCGGGTGTGGAGTTCCATGATTCGACAGTGCTGCCAAGCACCAAATGTAAGCAAACTGGAACCGTTTCAACCCACATtattttttctgaattttcgGTAAGCTCTATTGGTTCTTTCTGGCCCAGCCTGGTTTTGGTACAGAAACCTTCTCATCTCTAAGTAATGGGCTTTCGTTATTTTTGCATTCTGAAATTGTGGGCTTTTATCATTGAATCTCAACAATCAGGGTAACCATTTCCTTCCCCTGAATTATAGTTGTGAGTGAAAACAATTCAGATGCAAGTTTAGGCCCAGAAACTGTGAATTTGTAATTGTTGCTTGCTCCCTAACATTTTGTCcccattttgatattttatttatttctataatgATCGTGATGTGTCTCTTTCACtcttttattctcatttctttccttacttttttttttggacatttttttttcactcatcTGATATCATATCAATCTAAAATATCTTACCTGGGAGACTAGGACTTGtcatttgataaaataatataagttagGCCAACTTGCATCTGGAAATAAATACAACGAAGACAAGTAACCAAGTGTGAACTGTGACAAGTTGTATTTAACTCAAATAATTCGAGTACCTCTTTTGACTATTCTCATAGTGTTTcctatttatttctttgtcCTGCCACAACTGCTGCAggttttgtttccttttattGCATATTGAACTATTGAAGTGTGCTGCATGTAGCCATTATTTGTTTGgttttcatttattcttttcaCATCTCCTGTATCTCTGAGTAGGGAGAAATTTTAGcttctaaaatattatattagtcATATAaccaataaataatattataacatatatgaatttactcCTTAAGAGAATTTTTCTTGTGATTAGGACGTTTCCAAGCGTTTACCTGTAGATGATTGTTTTATGCTCTGTTTGTTACTCATGtctcttaattattattattttttttatatttttatattttattaatttatgaattttcctCTTGactaaaaattgattattcaGTGTTTTCTGTCCGAATTTTACAGAAGCACCACACGCATTACCATTATGAACAGCAGTGGAGGAGGGAGGAGTAAATTTTATGCTGGAGATTAGAGATGGCACTTGCAAGAATTGTACAGAACAAACAAGAGAAATGAACAAGATTGATTAACATCCTTTTATTATTTGCATCGCAATTGGGTAACATGCACGTTGACCCTTCATAAGAATTTCATTAATTGCATAGTTTAAGGATTGTGATATTCATTTAAAGTGATGCTGTCATTGATTTGCATTGCTTTTCAATTATAAATCCAATTCTCCCTTTTAGAGGTGCGTGCATATTGCACTAACCGATACCATGCCATCCTTTCagtaaaattcaacaattggTGAAGATTATGCTGTCACGCAAATACAATGGAGTTAAATTAGCTGGGTGGGTGGCTGTCTTTTTCAAAACATTTGAAGTCAAATTTGTCTTACGtccattattaaaaaatacccAGATGCCTAAACAAACATCCACTTTAGCCTTATACCTTGTGCTTTTGAGGAGACAAATCAAAACTGAATAGCAAATTAATCCATAATTCCAGGACCTTTGCAACCAGGGTGGGTTGAAGGGTTTGGATGTATTCTTGGAAAGAAACCCCACCAATGACCAATCACCATATTATTGgattgatatattttatatttatattttatctcatttcatttatttcccAGAAGACTTTCTCTGTTACCACTATGTTTCAGACAGTTTAGGGGTCATAGGAATGTGGTTATTTTGGTGACTGTGCTTTTATGgcttcaaatttcaattaagtGGATGGGGTTTCACTGCTGCTTCAGGCTTTGCTTGTTGTATAGGCGGAGGGGCTTCTCTATTTGTGATAGGAAATCTAGTAGCATATCTAAGCAGGCCTAGAAGGCTAGAACAAGTCCGGAGTTTAGAGTAGTCACAGCCTTTTCACACCTCATGGTTAGAGgaaatgaaatcaattcaGTAAGCGTActtggaaaagaaaacattaatggataaaacaaaaatattgctAAGTGCTTGCAGCTGTGGCCAAAGTAGCTGTATCTGTAGCTGTAGAGAGAATCTTGTTTTGAATGCgacatgtcaaattttgcatTGGACCATGACATTACAGAGAAGAGAGAGCCTGCTGGAGAGTATGGTAAAGCTAGTTAAAGAGAAGTAATGAGGTTAAGAGTTTTTTGCAGAGAAACTGGCATGGCATGGCATGGGTTAATGGTCACTTTATTGGCGGCAAGTTTTTTACagtctctctttctctcaaaaaaggaaaagaagccAATTAGCTTTCAAGTCTTATGCATACGGTGTAGCACAAACACTGCCTCTGTGGGCTATGGTCGCTCTCAGATGAGTTGCTATCCACAATGTCCTTTTTCTGATTCTATAATCTTATTTAGATTTTCTGTTCCCCATTTGAAATACCAAACAAACCccattctttgaaaaatttatgtgCATTACTCACCTCTCAggttatttaatattatttattacatttgttttttttttttttttaatttctttctcttttccttattgtaaagaaaagaaaaggggaaAGTTTTCTTACTTATTTGGGAAAACTGTTAAAAGAAGACACGCCGAAGAACTCCTTTTCCATTAGGCTTATGGTTCAGCAAAATGAGTCAAATTAATATGcgtcttaattttgtttacaatCCTTTATTCCCACATCATAACCTGATGATCACACGCTTGATCGTCATTTATACACAACCACAATTATAAATGCGGTGCTCTGTTTGGTCGGTcgttttcattaatttattattgaaggCATCGCCCCATGTTTCCCATTGGGAGAATAGAAACAGCATGCTTTAAACCTTTTATAGCCGGTTCCTACTTGCAGTAAGCAGTGTCAGTTGGCATTTTGTGAGTAACCTAATTGCAGAGTCCAAATACAGAGATGGATTCACACTTGACATCTTTGCGACATCAATGGACTGGCCTGGCCGGAGCCGGCCAATTTTAATTGAGACAATAAAGCCCTTGAGCATATGCTAAAGCATATACTAATTGGCGGATGTAACGCGGTAACTCTAATAGCTTATAAGGATGAAGAATCTTGCTGAACAAAATTTAACGAACAAGAAGAAATATGAGTGATCCAAAGGTTGTTCTAGTCACTGGCTGTGCCAAAGGTGGCATTGGTTATGAATACTGCAAGGCATTTGCCGAGCGGAATTGCCACGTCTTTGCATCTGACATTCCTCAACGTATGATGGACATTTCAGATTTTGATTCAGATAAAATTGAGGCGCTTGAACTTGATGTCTCATCAGATGAAAGTGTATCATCAGCAGTGAAAACAATCATGTCAAAAATTGGCCGTATAGACATTCTGGTCAACAATGCTGGTATAGCAAGTGCCGGCCCTCTAGCCGAGCTTCCACTAGACGCTATAAGGAAAGCTTGGGAAATTAACACATTGGGGCAATTAAGGTTGGTGCAAAATGTTGTTCCATACATGGCTTCAAGGCGCAGTGGGAGCATCGTAAATGTAGCAAGTGTTGTAGGAAAAGTGCCAACACCGTGGGCAGGGTCTTATTGTGCTAGCAAGGCTGCAGTGCTTGCCATGTCCGATACTTTGCGCGTTGAATTAAGGCCTTTTGGTATTGACGTAGTGAAAGTACTCCCTGGTGCTGTAAGATCAAATTTTGGCAGTAATAGCATGGAAGGTTTGAGGAATCATGATTGGAAACTCTACAAGGAATTCAAAGAGGCTATTGCCGAGCGAGCTAGGGCTTCTCAGGGTGGTAAATCAACTGATGCTACTTTGTTCGCAAGGCATGTGGCGAAGAAAGTTTTGAGTCCCAGACCACCAAAGCAAATTGCATTCGGTCACATGACTGGTTTATTT
This window contains:
- the LOC102618179 gene encoding heterogeneous nuclear ribonucleoprotein 1-like isoform X2; translation: MEPISLRKLFVGGVSRETNEETLREYFSQYGTVEETLIIRSRLTGHGRGFGFVIFTKISMAEDALQHKHHVVLGREVEVKKAIPKGDKLEESNEHSSNRVGDDNTEINTKKIFVGGLPLDIKEEEFKSYFESFGTVTDAPVICDKETGRPRGFGFITFDSEDAVNNVLQTRFHKLKYKMVEVKRSHPKDRIDKFMNCYDCNNSNFGFGFGGGFSYGYDGLFYFYPAFQIHQCYGSPSAGRGGLLVPASPVCPSYGLCMNGYCNGIGSCHQMTESTADGSNSTGDHASGLEAPATRKLSHIDDLSSLKVGAVTVEHQRAGVEFHDSTVLPSTK
- the LOC102618179 gene encoding heterogeneous nuclear ribonucleoprotein 1-like isoform X1, with product MEPISLRKLFVGGVSRETNEETLREYFSQYGTVEETLIIRSRLTGHGRGFGFVIFTKISMAEDALQHKHHVVLGREVEVKKAIPKGDKLEESNEHSSNRVGDDNTEINTKKIFVGGLPLDIKEEEFKSYFESFGTVTDAPVICDKETGRPRGFGFITFDSEDAVNNVLQTRFHKLKYKMVEVKRSHPKDRIDKFMNCYDCNNSNFGFGFGGGFSYGYDGLFYFYPAFQIHQCYGSPSAGRGGLLVPASPVCPSYGLCMNGYCNGIGSCHQMTESTADGSNSTGDHASGLEAPATRKLSHIDDLSSLKVGAVTVEHQRAGVEFHDSTVLPSTKCKQTGTVSTHIIFSEFSVSSIGSFWPSLVLVQKPSHL
- the LOC102613211 gene encoding short-chain dehydrogenase ptmH: MSDPKVVLVTGCAKGGIGYEYCKAFAERNCHVFASDIPQRMMDISDFDSDKIEALELDVSSDESVSSAVKTIMSKIGRIDILVNNAGIASAGPLAELPLDAIRKAWEINTLGQLRLVQNVVPYMASRRSGSIVNVASVVGKVPTPWAGSYCASKAAVLAMSDTLRVELRPFGIDVVKVLPGAVRSNFGSNSMEGLRNHDWKLYKEFKEAIAERARASQGGKSTDATLFARHVAKKVLSPRPPKQIAFGHMTGLFAMLSWSPLWVRDLFFSTRFSLNKEV